In the genome of Cheilinus undulatus linkage group 6, ASM1832078v1, whole genome shotgun sequence, one region contains:
- the scdb gene encoding stearoyl-CoA desaturase b isoform X2, which produces MTKTETWTEHIAGGKQQLNGGAMAETSTVEDVFDDTYKEKKGPRPPRMLVWRNIIMMTLLHIGALYGLLLLPSASFLTLVWTVVCYLFSGLGVTAGVHRLWSHRSYKASFPLRVFLALGNSMAFQNDIYDWARDHRVHHKFSETDADPHNATRGFFFAHIGWLLIRKHPDVIEKGKKLDLSDLKADKVVMFQRRHYKLSVVILCFLVPTLVPWYFWGESLAVGYFVPGLLRYAVILNATWLVNSAAHIWGNRPYDKNINPRENSLVAFSAIGEGFHNYHHTFPFDYATSEFGCRLNLTTAFIDLMCFLGLASDCKRVSKEMIAARVQRTGDGSYKSG; this is translated from the exons ATGACCAAAACGGAAACCTGGACTGAGCACATAGCCGGCGGTAAGCAGCAGCTGAATGGAGGTGCCATGGCAGAAACGTCGACGGTGGAGGATGTTTTTGACGACACCTACAAAGAGAAAAAGGGTCCCAGACCGCCGAGGATGCTGgtgtggagaaatatcataaTGATGACCCTCCTACATATTGGTGCGCTGTATGGACTGCTTCTGCTTCCGTCTGCCTCGTTTTTAACTCTTGTGTGGA ctGTAGTGTGTTACCTCTTTAGTGGGCTCGGCGTGACTGCAGGCGTGCACAGATTATGGAGCCACAGATCCTATAAGGCTTCTTTTCCCCTGAGAGTCTTCCTTGCTCTTGGCAACTCCATGGCCTTTCAG AATGACATATATGACTGGGCCAGGGACCATCGTGTTCACCACAAGTTCTCAGAGACAGATGCCGACCCTCACAATGCCACACGGGGGTTCTTCTTCGCCCACATTGGTTGGCTCCTGATCCGTAAACATCCTGACGTCattgaaaagggcaaaaaactgGATCTGTCGGACCTCAAAGCAGATAAAGTCGTTATGTTTCAGAGACG ACACTACAAACTCTCTGTGGTGATCCTGTGCTTCCTTGTGCCCACATTGGTGCCCTGGTACTTCTGGGGTGAGTCCTTGGCTGTGGGATACTTTGTGCCAGGACTCCTGAGGTATGCTGTGATTCTCAACGCCACTTGGCTGGTCAACAGCGCAGCACACATATGGGGCAACAGGCCATATGACAAGAATATAAACCCCAGAGAAAACTCACTGGTTGCTTTCAGTGCCATAG GTGAAGGCTTCCACAACTACCACCACACCTTCCCCTTCGACTACGCCACCAGTGAGTTCGGCTGCAGGCTCAACCTCACCACCGCCTTCATAGACCTCATGTGCTTTCTGGGTTTGGCCTCAGACTGCAAGAGAGTGTCGAAGGAGATGATAGCAGCTCGCGTACAGCGAACGGGTGATGGCAGCTACAAAAGTGGCTGA
- the LOC121511447 gene encoding DNA damage-inducible transcript 4 protein-like has protein sequence MSFSCNQSLDGSFPPSPTGGRGSNRLSWGSLLQRLTELKGINQRVREDPQCSRSETGSVADMSLSELDSPFFCYPLEETLAAEVVATITQSLTDASHTLGCSKLILPDCLLHYLRQELLHLAVSEPCGLKGALIDLCVDRGDQGPLCTVDQIAVDATLVPTFHVTLVLRLESSGLWPKVQKLFKGSRSPTVRHQDSLRLSTSFRAIKRKLYSSGELLIEECC, from the exons ATGTCTTTTTCCTGCAATCAGTCTTTGGATGGAAGCTTCCCTCCTTCCCCAACGGGGGGCAGGGGTTCAAATCGGCTGTCCTGGGGCAGTCTGCTGCAGAGGCTGACTGAGCTAAAGGGGATCAATCAGAGGGTCAGAGAGGATCCTCAGTGCAGCAGGAGTGAAACTG GGTCAGTAGCAGATATGTCTCTGTCAGAATTAGACAGCCCCTTCTTCTGTTACCCCCTGGAGGAGACGTTGGCTGCAGAGGTTGTTGCAACAATAACACAAAGTCTCACAGATGCATCACACACCCTGGGCTGCTCCAAACTCATCCTCCCTGACTGTCTCCTGCACTATCTACGACAAGAGCTGCTCCATTTGGCTGTCAGTGAGCCCTGCGGCCTAAAGGGAGCACTCATTGACCTATGTGTGGACAGAGGGGACCAGGGCCCTTTATGCACCGTGGACCAAATAGCAGTAGATGCCACCCTGGTCCCAACCTTTCATGTGACCCTGGTGTTGAGGCTGGAGTCCAGTGGGCTATGGCCGAAGGTGCAGAAGCTCTTCAAGGGGAGCAGGTCACCCACAGTGAGGCACCAAGACAGTCTGAGGCTGAGTACAAGCTTCAGGGCGATTAAGAGAAAACTGTACAGCTCAGGTGAGCTGCTGATAGAGGAGTGCTGCTGA
- the dnajb12a gene encoding dnaJ homolog subfamily B member 12a, whose translation MDSNKDEAERCIKIALIAVNNNQTDKARKFLEKAQRLFPTDQAKNLLESLAQNGKPPDENGSHVNGEGPTMRHRVHAEEPDVSAQSATDSAKPYTAEQLEAVRKIKGCKDYYQILGVEKTASEEDLKKAYRKLALKFHPDKNHAPGATEAFKAIGNAYAVLSNAEKRRQYDQYGEERSHPTRHRHYRDFEADISPEDLFNMFFGGGFPSSNVHVYRNGRMHFAQHNRQERREQQRDGGLALFVQLMPILILIIVSALSQMMVTQPPYTLSYHPSSGHIHKRHTSHLKVPFYVGDRFNEEYTGANLKAVERSVEEDYISNLRNNCWKEKQQKEGLLYRARYFGDSELYQRAQRMGTPSCSRLSEIQVILDG comes from the exons ATGGACTCAAACAAGGACGAAGCGGAGCGTTGCATTAAAATAGCCCTAATTGCAGTCAACAACAACCAGACGGACAAAGCAAGGAAGTTTCTGGAGAAGGCACAGCGCCTGTTTCCGACAGATCAGGCAAAAA ACTTATTGGAGTCCTTGGCACAGAATGGAAAGCCTCCAGATGAGAATGGCAGTCATGTGAATGGAGAAGGACCCACCATGAGGCACCGTGTCCACGCAGAGGAGCCTGATGTGTCCGCACAGAGTGCTACAGATTCAGCCAAACCATACACCGCAGAGCAGCTGGAGGCTGTCAGAAA GATTAAAGGCTGTAAAGATTATTACCAGATTCTGGGAGTTGAAAAGACAGCTTCTGAGGAAGATCTGAAAAAGGCATACAGAAAACTAGCCCTGAAATTTCACCCAGATAAAAATCATGCACCTGGAGCCACAGAGGCATTCAAag CTATTGGTAATGCGTACGCAGTGCTGAGTAATGCTGAGAAACGAAGGCAGTACGACCAGTACGGAGAGGAAAGATCACACCCGACCAGACACAGACACTATCGTGATTTTGAGGCAGACATCTCGCCTGAGGACCTCTTCAACATGTTCTTTGGTGGAGGCTTCCCATCAA GTAACGtacatgtttacagaaatgGAAGAATGCACTTTGCACAGCATAACAGGCAAGAGAGACGAGAACAACAGAGAGAT GGAGGTTTGGCTTTGTTTGTACAGCTGATGCCAATCTTAATCCTCATCATCGTGTCAGCTCTCAGCCAGATGATGGTCACACAGCCTCCATACACTCTAAGCTACCACCC GTCAAGTGGACACATTCACAAAAGGCATACATCACACCTGAAGGTGCCTTTTTATGTGGGAGATCGTTTCAATGAAGAATATACCGGGGCAAACCTAAAGGCTGTTGAGAGAAGTGTAGAAGAAGATTACATTTCAAATCTCAGAAACAACTGTTGGAAGGAAAAGCAGCAAA AGGAGGGCTTACTGTATCGTGCTCGTTACTTTGGAGATTCAGAGTTGTACCAAAGGGCACAGAGAATGGGGACTCCCAGCTGTTCCAGACTATCTGAGATTCAGGTTATATTGGACGGCTAG
- the trmt2b gene encoding LOW QUALITY PROTEIN: tRNA (uracil(54)-C(5))-methyltransferase homolog-B (The sequence of the model RefSeq protein was modified relative to this genomic sequence to represent the inferred CDS: inserted 2 bases in 1 codon), with the protein MSLAATYRRSVIFVKRKVHQVLKIQNLFLCTDGAILAEQRKRTSKKPLKKAQCKPIWTDDLSWEERLADVVTPLWKLSYEEQLKVKQKNQERILSQLSGDLSGDLQRQPSSSYRGKLSFHVLPVLPSPVRNGYRNKSSFSVNTGVDGNPKTVGFYLGMGRKRNIVCINGDHLLNMPEKHKLVARCYQDFIRLSPLEPCLLFHTGGHWREITVRTNREGHTMAIVYFHPQTLTPEEIAHHKGELMDYFTQGPGSVCQLDSLFFQESKMTRCTHEESPYQLLYGQPHIYEEVLGFKFRISPNAFFQVNQAAAEVLYRTXRDLCLPNHWEGGGRTVVGGTLLDVCCGTGAIGITMSHRVDRVIGIELIEQAVEDARHNALFNNVLNCEFIPGKAEVVLSGLMSQLSSEGRELVAAVVNPSRAGLHYRVVRALRNQPGIRRLVYVSCKPDGEAKRNFRELCCAPDPQKKLTGEAFSLTLAVPVDMFPHTHHCEVVLLFER; encoded by the exons ATGTCGTTGGCAGCCACATACCGCAGGTCAGTCATATTTGTCAAACGCAAAGTCCACCAAgttttgaaaatacaaaatctgTTTCTTTGTACTGATGGTGCAATTCTAGCTGAGCAGAGAAAACGAACATCAAAGAAACCGCTAAAGAAAGCTCAGTGTAAACCTATCTGGACTGATGATCTGTCCTGGGAGGAAAGGCTGGCAGACGTGGTCACCCCTCTGTGGAAGCTGAGTTATGAAGAACAACTTAAAGTCAAGCAAAAAAACCAGGAGAGGATACTGTCTCAGCTCAGTGGTGATCTTTCAGGTGACCTTCAAAGACAGCCTTCATCATCTTACAGAGGTAAACTCAGTTTCCATGTCTTGCCTGTCCTTCCATCACCTGTGAGAAATGGCTACCGCAACAAGTCTTCATTTTCTGTCAACACTGGAGTGGATGGAAACCCCAAAACTGTTGGGTTTTACCTGGGCATGGGCAGAAAGAGGAACATCGTCTGCATCAATGGAGATCACCTGCTCAACATGCCGGAGAAGCACAAACTAGTAGCCAGATGTTACCAGGACTTTATCCGTCTTTCTCCTCTGGAGCCCTGCCTGCTTTTTCACACTGGGGGCCACTGGAGAGAAATTACAGTGAGGACCAACAGAGAGGGCCACACTATGGCAATAGTTTATTTCCACCCACAGACACTTACTCCAGAGGAGATAGCACACCACAAGGGTGAGCTAATGGACTACTTTACCCAGGGGCCCGGGTCAGTCTGTCAGCTGGATTCGTTGTTCTTCCAGGAGAGCAAGATGACTCGCTGCACTCACGAGGAGTCTCCATACCAGCTTCTCTATGGTCAACCACACATTTATGAGGAG GTGCTTGGCTTCAAGTTCCGCATCTCTCCCAACGCCTTCTTCCAGGTGAACCAGGCAGCTGCTGAGGTTCTCTACCGCAC GAGAGACCTGTGCCTTCCAAACCACTGGGAAGGTGGAGGAAGAACTGTAGTTGGTGGTACTCTCCTGGATGTGTGCTGTGGGACTGGAGCCATAGGTATCACTATGTCTCACAGAGTGGACAGAGTCATCGGCATAGAGCTCATAGAACAGGCGGTGGAAGATGCAAGACACAATGCCCTTTTCAATAATGTACTGAACTGTGAGTTTATCCCGGGGAAAGCAGAGGTGGTGCTGTCTGGTCTGATGTCACAGCTGAGTTCTGAAGGCAGAGAACTTGTAGCAGCTGTGGTGAATCCTTCTCGTGCTGGCCTGCACTACAGAGTGGTCCGAGCTTTGCGAAACCAACCAGGTATCCGCAGGCTGGTCTATGTTTCCTGTAAACCTGACGGAGAGGCTAAGAGGAACTTCAGGGAGCTTTGCTGTGCTCCTGACCCGCAGAAAAAACTCACAGGAGAGGCTTTTTCTCTGACTCTAGCTGTACCTGTGGACATGTTCCCACATACACATCACTGTGAAGTGGTGCTACTATTTGAGAGGTAG
- the scdb gene encoding stearoyl-CoA desaturase b isoform X1 translates to MLQYYLHYISPLPTSQVNQGPPWIWYPPFEPGDHHFAVVCYLFSGLGVTAGVHRLWSHRSYKASFPLRVFLALGNSMAFQNDIYDWARDHRVHHKFSETDADPHNATRGFFFAHIGWLLIRKHPDVIEKGKKLDLSDLKADKVVMFQRRHYKLSVVILCFLVPTLVPWYFWGESLAVGYFVPGLLRYAVILNATWLVNSAAHIWGNRPYDKNINPRENSLVAFSAIGEGFHNYHHTFPFDYATSEFGCRLNLTTAFIDLMCFLGLASDCKRVSKEMIAARVQRTGDGSYKSG, encoded by the exons ATGCTACAGTATTATCTTCATTATATTTCACCTCTGCCAACATCTCAAGTAAACCAAGGACCCCCGTGGATTTGGTACCCTCCTTTTGAGCCTGGAGATCACCACTTCG ctGTAGTGTGTTACCTCTTTAGTGGGCTCGGCGTGACTGCAGGCGTGCACAGATTATGGAGCCACAGATCCTATAAGGCTTCTTTTCCCCTGAGAGTCTTCCTTGCTCTTGGCAACTCCATGGCCTTTCAG AATGACATATATGACTGGGCCAGGGACCATCGTGTTCACCACAAGTTCTCAGAGACAGATGCCGACCCTCACAATGCCACACGGGGGTTCTTCTTCGCCCACATTGGTTGGCTCCTGATCCGTAAACATCCTGACGTCattgaaaagggcaaaaaactgGATCTGTCGGACCTCAAAGCAGATAAAGTCGTTATGTTTCAGAGACG ACACTACAAACTCTCTGTGGTGATCCTGTGCTTCCTTGTGCCCACATTGGTGCCCTGGTACTTCTGGGGTGAGTCCTTGGCTGTGGGATACTTTGTGCCAGGACTCCTGAGGTATGCTGTGATTCTCAACGCCACTTGGCTGGTCAACAGCGCAGCACACATATGGGGCAACAGGCCATATGACAAGAATATAAACCCCAGAGAAAACTCACTGGTTGCTTTCAGTGCCATAG GTGAAGGCTTCCACAACTACCACCACACCTTCCCCTTCGACTACGCCACCAGTGAGTTCGGCTGCAGGCTCAACCTCACCACCGCCTTCATAGACCTCATGTGCTTTCTGGGTTTGGCCTCAGACTGCAAGAGAGTGTCGAAGGAGATGATAGCAGCTCGCGTACAGCGAACGGGTGATGGCAGCTACAAAAGTGGCTGA